CCGACTCCAAGCGCACGGAATCGACGTGCGATCCCGGCGGTCCCTGTCTCAAAGCTTGCTCGAACGCCGCCAGCGCTTCGTCGGTGCCGCGGGCGACCGCCTCCACCGAGCCGTCGGGAAGGTTGCGCACGTAGCCCGCAAGCCCCAGCCGCCGCGCGCTGCGACGCGCGAAGTACCGGAATCCGACTCCCTGGACTCGTCCTTCGATCAGATATCTTTGGACCCGCATGGCGGGATTATCGACTGGTCGGGGCGAGTGGATTTGAACCACCGACCCCTTGCTCCCGAAGCAAGTGCGCTACCAGGCTGCGCTACGCCCCGACTTTCCCTGTCTGCAGGGAGCGAGAACCTTAGCATCCGCCGGGGATTACCGTCAACCACAAGCAGGGCTTGACGGGCGCCGCGGCAATCACCCGCGGGGCTTGACGCGCGCGGCGGCGAGAACTACTCTGGAGCCCTCGCCACGCCGGGAGCCATTCATGCCGATACTTCGCAGCGTCTGTCCCCTCGATTGTCCCGATGCCTGCAGCCTGGAAGTGACCGTCGAGCATGATCGCGTCGTAAAGGTCGACGCCGGGGCCGGCAATCCCCTCACCGGCGGCTACATCTGCGCCAAGGTCCGGAAGTTCCCCGAGCATCTCTACTCCCCCGAGCGGATCCTCCACCCCGCGGTGCGCGCCGGCAACAAGGGCGAAGGACGCTTCCGCGACGTCTCCTGGGACGAGGCGCTCGACCTTCTATCCGGCCGCCTCGCCGAGGCGAAGCGGCAGTTCGGCGGCGAGTCGATCCTGCCGGTCTCCTACGGCGGATCCAACGGGCTGCTCTCCCAGGACACCACCGACGCAAGGCTCTTCTACCGGCTGGGCGCCTCGCGGCTGGCGCGCACCGTCTGCTCGGTGCCGACGCGGCTGGCGGCCGAGGGGCTGTACGGTCGGATGCCATGTGTCGCGATGGAGGATTTCCTCCATTCCAAGCTGATCGTCATGTGGGGCTTCAATCCGTCGGCCTCGGGAATCCATGCGGTTCCGATCATTCAAGAAGCCGTGCGGCGCGGTGCGCGGCTGGTCATCGTGGATCCGCGGGCGACACCTCTGGTGCCGCTGGCCACCCTGCACCTGGCGCCGCGCCCCGGCACAGACCTGCCGCTGGCGCTGGGAATCATCCGCTGGCTCGCCACGGAAGGGCGGCTCGATCGCACCTTCCTGGAGCGGCACGCCACGGGCCTGGAGAAGCTCCTCGATAAGGTGCAGCCTTGGACGCCGGAGCGCGTCGAAGCCGAGACGGGTGTGCCGGCGGCCGACCTCGAAACCTTCGCCAGGCTGTACGCCGATTCCTCTCCGGCGATGCTGCGCTGCGGCTGGGGGCAGGAGCGCAATCGCAACGGCGGCTCGGCGACGGCCGCGATCCTCGCCCTGCCGGCGCTGGCCGGCAAGTTCGGCGTGCGCGGCGGCGGCTACCTGTTGAGCAATGGCAAGGCCTATGGGCTGGATCCGCTCACGGCGGCGCGCGAGGCGGCCCCCCCCACGCGCGAGATCAATATGAACCGGGTCGGGGAGACGCTGTGCGATGGCGTGCAGCCTCCGGTGAAGCTCCTGTTCGTCTACAACTCCAATCCCCTGGCGACGCTGCCGGCGCAGCGCAAGGTCCTGGCGGGGCTGCTGCGCGAGGATCTGTTCACCGTCGTCTTCGACCATGTCCTGACCGACACCGCGCGGTACGCCGATCTGATCCTGCCGGCGTCCACCTTCCTCGAGCGCTACGAGCTGAGCCGCGGCTACGGCTCGATGGTGCTGCAGGAAGCGCCCGCGGTCGTTTCCCCGGTGGGCGAGTCGCGCTCCAACCAGGAAGTCTTCGGCGATCTCTGCCGCCGGCTGGAGCTCACCCGCCCCGGCGAGCCGGAGACCGACCAGGAGCTGCGCGGCGCGATTCTCGATGCCCATCCTCAGGGTGCGAAATACCGCGAAGGCCTCGATGCCTCGCGAATCGCGCATCCGCCCACCGGCTATGCGCCACTCCCCTTCGTCGACTTCCTTCCCTGGACCGACGACCGAAAGGTTCACCTCTTTCCGGAGTCGCTGGATCGGGAAACGACCGGGGGCCTGTACACCTACCGTCCCGACCCGGCCTCGGAACGCTATCCTCTGGCCCTGATCTCCCCCGCCAGCGGCCGCACGGTCAGCTCCATGTTCGGGCAGATGTGGAAGGGTCCGGCGCGGATCGACATCCATCCCGACGATGCCGCGGAGCGTGGGATCTCGGACCAAGATGTCGTCCGCGTCTTCAACGACGCGGGCGAGGTGCATCTGGCGGCGCGCTGCACCCCCGCGGTGCGCCGCGGCGTGTTGGTGATCCCGAAGGGGCTTTGGCTCCGCCATACCCTCAATGGAGCCACCTCCAACACCCTGGCCCCCGACTCGCTGGCCGATTTCGGCGGCGGCGCCTGCTTCAACGACGCGCGAGTCCAGGTCGAGCGAATGGTATAATCCCCGCCCCTTGGCCCAGACGATCCCGGTCCTCCCGCCGCGTCGCGGGTCTCCGGGTTGCGCCCGGGCTGGCACAACCGACACTGAGACCCGAGGATCGCCTCCGCCATGCCCGTGCCCACGCCGTTCCATCCGCGCACCTCCGCTCTGTGCACCAGCTATCGCTGGAAGGACTGGGCCGGTTATTACGCCGTCTGCTCCTACGACACCAACCACGATCGCGAGTATTTCGCTTTCCGCCATGCCGCCGGGCTGCTGGATGTCTCGCCGCTGTTCAAGTATCGCGTGAGCGGGCGCGACGCCGCCGAGTTCCTGGCTTTCGTCATGACGCGCGACATCCGCAATCTCAAGCTCATGCAGGTGACCTACACCTGCTTCTGCGACGCCCGCGGCAAAGTCATCGACGACGGCACCGTGGCGCGCCTGGGCGAAACCGATTACCGCGTGACCTCCGCATCCCCTTCCCTGCGCTGGCTGCAGGAGCATGCGCGCGGCTTCAACGTGGAAATCCGCGATGAGTCCGAATCCGTCGCCGCCCTGGCGCTGCAGGGGCCGACCTCGCGCAGCGTCCTGAAGACCGCCTGCGAGGGGGGCGACCTCGACCGGCTGCGCTTCTTCCGATTATCCCGCGCCCGCATCGCCGATCTGCCCGTGGAGATATCACGCACCGGCTACACCGGAGATCTCGGCTACGAGATCTGGATGCCGGCGGAGAACGCCCTGCCCGTCTGG
The window above is part of the Candidatus Polarisedimenticolia bacterium genome. Proteins encoded here:
- a CDS encoding aminomethyltransferase family protein, which translates into the protein MPVPTPFHPRTSALCTSYRWKDWAGYYAVCSYDTNHDREYFAFRHAAGLLDVSPLFKYRVSGRDAAEFLAFVMTRDIRNLKLMQVTYTCFCDARGKVIDDGTVARLGETDYRVTSASPSLRWLQEHARGFNVEIRDESESVAALALQGPTSRSVLKTACEGGDLDRLRFFRLSRARIADLPVEISRTGYTGDLGYEIWMPAENALPVWDRIREAGEAYGLEPAGLDALDVTRMEAGFILQGVDYYSATRCPIESRKSSPFEIGLGWTVDLEREGFVGQEALQQEKRGGSRWSLVGLDISWEELEALYEEHGLPPHLPATGWRTAVPVYDGSRQIGRATSGSWSPLLKKNLALASLEARYAKPGTKVQIEHTAEYERRTVLATVVPRPFFDPERKKA
- a CDS encoding acylphosphatase, which produces MRVQRYLIEGRVQGVGFRYFARRSARRLGLAGYVRNLPDGSVEAVARGTDEALAAFEQALRQGPPGSHVDSVRLESGEALPSSEGFEIT
- a CDS encoding molybdopterin-dependent oxidoreductase codes for the protein MPILRSVCPLDCPDACSLEVTVEHDRVVKVDAGAGNPLTGGYICAKVRKFPEHLYSPERILHPAVRAGNKGEGRFRDVSWDEALDLLSGRLAEAKRQFGGESILPVSYGGSNGLLSQDTTDARLFYRLGASRLARTVCSVPTRLAAEGLYGRMPCVAMEDFLHSKLIVMWGFNPSASGIHAVPIIQEAVRRGARLVIVDPRATPLVPLATLHLAPRPGTDLPLALGIIRWLATEGRLDRTFLERHATGLEKLLDKVQPWTPERVEAETGVPAADLETFARLYADSSPAMLRCGWGQERNRNGGSATAAILALPALAGKFGVRGGGYLLSNGKAYGLDPLTAAREAAPPTREINMNRVGETLCDGVQPPVKLLFVYNSNPLATLPAQRKVLAGLLREDLFTVVFDHVLTDTARYADLILPASTFLERYELSRGYGSMVLQEAPAVVSPVGESRSNQEVFGDLCRRLELTRPGEPETDQELRGAILDAHPQGAKYREGLDASRIAHPPTGYAPLPFVDFLPWTDDRKVHLFPESLDRETTGGLYTYRPDPASERYPLALISPASGRTVSSMFGQMWKGPARIDIHPDDAAERGISDQDVVRVFNDAGEVHLAARCTPAVRRGVLVIPKGLWLRHTLNGATSNTLAPDSLADFGGGACFNDARVQVERMV